AGGTCTTCCTGAGTGATCGCCCCGTCGTCGCAAATGACATTGCGCGCCAGCGCCCGCGCCTCGGCATGACTCAGGCCACGCAGGTTCTTGACCACCTGCTGCAGGGTACGATTGTCGGTGCGCACGCGCGCACCGCGATTGCCTTCGCTCCAGCGCGTCGCCTCGTCGCGCACGATGCTCAGCAGCTCGTCCTCCGACGGCAGCGCGAGACTGAAGCGCGCCGCGTAACGCTGCACCTCGGCCGGCAGTTTGAGCGCATGCGACACCAGCACCAGTGTCGGCTTGTGGGCCGCCTCGCTCATGGCGATTTCCTTGAGCAGGCGCACCAGCAGGGGGTTGTCATCGAGAAAGGGATGCAGATCGCACATCACGTAGAGGTTCGGCTGCGGGTCTGCCTTGATCATGCGCAGCGCCGCTTCCGGCTCCAGGGTCGGCGACGCGTCGACCGGTGCGCCGCCGAAGCCCAGGCGCTGCAAGCCCTCGGTCACCGACCAGGTATGCAGGCCGAGGCCACGCCTGACCGCCAGGCCAGTCAGGGTTTCCAGCACGCGCAACTCGTCCCAGGACTCAATCACCACCAGCTTGACCTTGGAATCGAGCACCAGCCCGAGATCATGAATATCGTTCTTCAACACCCGCTCCTTGTGAAGTTTGGCCAGCCGGACAAGCAGGGTTACCATCCGCGATTTCGCAGAATCGGAGCTCACAGCATGGACCGTCTGAACGGACAGATCGTCGCCGCAGGTCTCACGCCGTGCAAGTGCTGAAAGCGCGCTGCGTCACAGCCGTCGTCTCCATTGCCATCGTCACTGGTGCGCTGCTGGTGAACCGAGCGGCCGTCGCCATTGAGGCCATCAGCGATCCGCTATCAAGCGGCGGCCAAGGCCCTGAAATGGTGATTGTTCCCGCTGGCGAGTTTGCCATGGGCGATGCCAGCGGTCGCGGCAACGACAACGAGCGCCCGCCGCGCCTCATCGTCTTCGATCAGCCCTTCGCCATCGGTCGCTACGAAGTCACCTTTGCCGACTGGCAGAAGTACGCCGAAGCGAACAAGTTGCCCATGCCCGATAACGAGGGTTGGGGGCTTTCCGCGCAACGCCCGGTCATCCACATATCCTGGCGCGATGCCCACGCCTATACGCAATGGCTTTCACGCGAGACCGGCGCGCGCTATCGCCTGCCGACCGAAGCCGAATGGGAGTATGCGGCGCGTGGCGGCAGCCAGAGCTACTACTGGTGGGGCGACGAGCTCGATAGCAACGAACAGGCACCACGCGCTCACTGCCGTGGCTGCACCAGCTCGCGCAACAAGACGGCCACCGTCGGTCAGTTCCCGGCCAATGGCTTCGGCCTGCACGATACAGCGGGCAATGTCTGGGAGTGGACGGCCTCGAATTACACCCAAGGTTTCGATGGCAGCGAACTGCACAGTGCCAGCCTGCTCGACAACAGCCCGCGCGTAGTACGCGGGGGCGCCTGGAACAGCGGCCCCAGCTACCTGCGCAGCAGCCTGCGTGATCTCAAGCAACCCCAGCATCGCGACTACGCCCTGGGCTTTCGCGTATTGCGCGAATTACCTTGAGCGCGGACGATCTGGCGACTTTGCAGTAGACTAGCGCTGTTGTGACCTCTGGAGGTGCCCCATGGCCAGCGAACGCCAGTATTCCCCCGTCGACCGCCTGCTGCTGCAAGCCGATGCTGCGCTGCGCACGCTGCTGCCATTCAGCGGCGCGTCAGGCCGGCCATCGCCTGCCATCGTGCAGAATGACGCGGAACTGAGCAGTGAGGAATCGCGCCATGTCGCCGGTCTGATGCGTATCAACCACACCGGCGAAGTCTGCGCCCAGGCGCTCTATCAGGGGCAGGCGCTGACCGCCAAGCTGCCGCAAGTGCGTAGCGCCATGGAACATGCAGCCGATGAGGAGATCGACCACCTGGCCTGGTGCGAACAGCGCATTCGTGAACTGGGCAGCCACCCGAGCGTGCTCAACCCCTTGTTCTATGGCCTGTCATTCGGCGTGGGAGCAGTAGCCGGGCTGGTCAGTGATCGCGTCAGCCTGGGCTTCGTCGCTGCCACCGAAGACCAGGTGTGCAAACACCTCGACGAGCACCTGGAGCAACTGCCCGAGCATGACGCCAAGTCCCGCGCCATCCTCGAGCAGATGCGTATCGACGAGCAGCAGCACGCCAACAGCGCGCTGGCTGCCGGTGGTGTACGCTTTCCGACGCCGGTGAAGTTCGGCATGACCTTGCTATCGAAGGTCATGACCAAGAGCACCTACCGCATCTGAAACGAACGAGGGCGCCAATCGGCGCCCTCGTCATTTCCAGCAGGCTTCAGCCCAGTTCGACGATTTCGTAGTCGTGGCTGATATCGACACCAGCACGGCCCAGCATGATCGAGGCCGAGCAGTATTTTTCCGCCGACAACTCCACCGCACGTTTCACCTGGGCCTCTTTCAACCCACGGCCCTTGACCACGAAATGCAGGTGAATCTTGGTGAACACCTTGGGCTCCTCGTCTGCACGCTCGGCATCGAGGAACACTTCGCAGCTTTCTATCGGCTGGCGACCCTTGCGCAGGATACTGACCACATCGAAGTTGCTGCAGCCACCGAGGCCGATCAGCAACATCTCCATCGGCCGAACGCCGAGGTTACGGCCACCGGCATCGGGCGGACCATCCATCACCACGGCATGGCCACTACCAGACTCGCCGAGGAACAGAGCTTCACCGGCCCACTGCACACGCGCTTTCATCGATATTAGCTCCCTGAGTTACAAAGTGCGGCAGATTAGCACAGGCGCAAGGCAGCCCGGAGTGCATCAATTGGGCTAATGTTTCCTTAGGTTGTGTTATGCATATCGCAAAAAAGCCCCCACCTATATCGCGTCTGTTAAGCTGACGCCGGAATGCTGGCACACTTGCCGGATAACAAATAAGAAATTGCCGTTGGACAAAGGCCTTCACTTTTCATATTCGGGACTCGGGCATGGTAGCTATTACCCTTACACCTAAAATCAAGAACCTCGATAAACTCCTCGCGCATTGTCATCGTCGTCGCTACACCGCCAAAAGCACCATCATCTACGCGGGCGATCGCTGCGAAACCCTGTTCTTCATCGTCAAAGGCTCGGTCACCATCCTCATCGAAGATGACGATGGTCGCGAGATGATCATCGCCTACCTCAACGCCGGCGATTTCTTCGGCGAGATGGGCTTGTTCGAGAAAGATGGCTCGGACAAGGAGCGTAGCGCCTGGGTTCGCGCCAAGACCGAATGCGAGGTCGCGGAAATCAGCTACGCCAAGTTCCGCGAGCTGACCCAGCAGGATCCGGACATCCTCTTCGCCCTCGGCAGTCAGATGGCCGAGCGCCTGCGCAATACCACGCGCAAGGTCGGCGACCTGGCCTTTCTCGATGTCACCGGCCGCGTCGCGCGCACCCTGCTCGACCTGTGCAAGCAACCGGACGCCATGACTCACCCGGATGGCATGCAGATCAAGATCACCCGTCAGGAAATCGGCCGCATCGTCGGCTGCTCGCGGGAGATGGTCGGCCGTGTACTCAAGTCCCTGGAGGAACAGGGTCTGGTGCACGTCAAAGGCAAGACCATGGTGGTTTTCGGCACACGCTGAACCAGCCCCACAAAAAAGCCGGCTTGATCAGGCTGTGTGAAAACGCCCTGACCGTAGGCAAATCCAACGCCCCGACTGGTTCGGGGCGTTGGTGTTTTTGATGTTTGGAAATAGAAGATGGGACTTATCCCAACAGTTCGATCAACCGACGGGCACCCAGCACATTGATGGCTCGTTTCAGGTTGTAGGCGTTGACCGCCAGGGCCATTTCCGTCCGCGCTCCCCGCAGTTGTCGGAGCAGGAAGCGACCATTACCCAAAATCCACTGCTTCAGATTGCCGAAGGGATGTTCGACGATGGATCGGCGCCTGACCATCATCTCTGGATGCGCCTGCATCCGCTGATGCATGCGCTCGAATGCGGCTTCATGGACATGCCGAGTCACGTATCGGCGCTTGGCCTTGGTGCAGCGTGATTTCAATGGACAGCCCTCGCAGTCACCTTGCGCGGCATAGATACGTTGTAGGCCACTGACCTGTTTGAGTGTTAGCCACTGGCTCGCAGGGCATTGGTACTGGTCGTTTTTTGCGTCGTAGGTGAAGGCGCTGCGATCGAATAGCGGCGTGTCGTCGCCCTTGTTATTGATGCCTCGATTCTCCGGCACATAAGCCGTAATCCCAGCATCATCACAGGCTTGAAACTGCTCACCATTGGAGTAGCCGGCATCGGCTGTAACCGTCAGCTCTTCCTGTTCTAGGATCGCCTTGGCCATCGGTTCCAGTTGCTGGTTATCGCAACCGTCCTGAGTGACGGCATGATGCAGGATCAGCCCATGCTCGCCATCTACCGCGCTTTGCACGTTATAAGCCACGCGAGCCCCCTGGTGGGTACGCATCATGCGGGCCTCATCCTCACCCATGACGAACTGATCCAGCCCCTGTACCTCCATCAACGCCTGGGCTGTCAGGTTATCGGCATGTCGACTCTTCAGGTGCTGCAGCGCAGCCTTGACCGCACTGCGATCAACCCCTTCAGTCGCCTCACTGCGGTCAGCCTCGTCCAGTTCTGCCAGATAACGGCTTATCTGCGCCTCCAGTTTGGCTTGTTGGCGCTTGAGCTTCGTCAGGCTCAGATGCTTGCGTTGCGACGCAACCGCCTGAAACTTACTGCCATCGATGGCCACGAGTTGCCCACTGATCAGTCCCACCTGGCGACAGAACTGGACGAAGGTGCGGCAGGTCGCTTGAAAAGCAGCACTGTTGTCCTTGCGAAAATCGGCAATGGTCTTGAAATCCGGAGCCAATCGGCCCAGCAGCCACATCACCTCGACATTGCGCTGGCACTCGGCTTCCAGGCGCCGGGAGGAGCGGATGCGCTGGAAGTAACCGTATAGATAAAGCTTGAGTAGATCCGCCGGATCATAGCCAGGACGTCCGGTCTTGAGCGGCTCGGCCTTGCTGAAACCCAGAGCCTGCAGATCCAGACGAGCGACATAGGCCTCGATCACCCGTACCAGATGATCCTCCGGTACCAGCTCCTCCAATGTGGGAGGAAACAGGCTGCTTTGCTGACGACCTTCGCCCTTGATGTAGCCCATAAACAACAATGCCCCTATCGACCGATAGAGGCATTGTCTTCACCTTGCACTCAGACTGCTAGGTTTTCACACAGTCTGTGATTGCCGGCTTTTTTATGCGTGCTATTCGGGGTCGGTGCCGATCACGGCTGGCCGCCCGCGCTCGGGAAAGAACAGGCGCTGCAATTCGCTGCCCGGACTTTCCGCACGCATGAAGGCTTCGCCGACGAGGAAGGCGTAGACCTCGTTGATCTCCATCAGCTCGACATCGGCGCGATTGAGAATGCCACTCTCGGTGACCACCAGGCGGTCACGCGGAATGCGCGGCAGCAGGTCGAGGGTGGTTTCCAGGCTGACATCGAAGGTGTGCAGGTTGCGGTTGTTGATGCCCACCAGTGGTGTGTCCAACGTGTTCAGCGCCCGCTCCAGCTCGTTGCCGTCATGCACCTCGACCAGCACGTCGAGGCCGACGTCCCTGGCCACCGAGGCCAGCTCGGCCATGCGCACGTCATCCAGGCAGGAAACGATCAGCAGCACGCAATCGGCGCCGAGCGCACGGGCTTCGACGATCTGGTACGGATCGACCATGAAGTCCTTGCGGATCACCGGCAGCGCACAGGCCGCGCGCGCCTGTTGCAGGTACTGGTCGGCACCCTGAAAGAAGTCGATATCGGTCAGCA
This region of Pseudomonas wenzhouensis genomic DNA includes:
- a CDS encoding formylglycine-generating enzyme family protein, whose protein sequence is MQVLKARCVTAVVSIAIVTGALLVNRAAVAIEAISDPLSSGGQGPEMVIVPAGEFAMGDASGRGNDNERPPRLIVFDQPFAIGRYEVTFADWQKYAEANKLPMPDNEGWGLSAQRPVIHISWRDAHAYTQWLSRETGARYRLPTEAEWEYAARGGSQSYYWWGDELDSNEQAPRAHCRGCTSSRNKTATVGQFPANGFGLHDTAGNVWEWTASNYTQGFDGSELHSASLLDNSPRVVRGGAWNSGPSYLRSSLRDLKQPQHRDYALGFRVLRELP
- the coq7 gene encoding 2-polyprenyl-3-methyl-6-methoxy-1,4-benzoquinone monooxygenase; the protein is MASERQYSPVDRLLLQADAALRTLLPFSGASGRPSPAIVQNDAELSSEESRHVAGLMRINHTGEVCAQALYQGQALTAKLPQVRSAMEHAADEEIDHLAWCEQRIRELGSHPSVLNPLFYGLSFGVGAVAGLVSDRVSLGFVAATEDQVCKHLDEHLEQLPEHDAKSRAILEQMRIDEQQHANSALAAGGVRFPTPVKFGMTLLSKVMTKSTYRI
- a CDS encoding OsmC family protein, whose amino-acid sequence is MKARVQWAGEALFLGESGSGHAVVMDGPPDAGGRNLGVRPMEMLLIGLGGCSNFDVVSILRKGRQPIESCEVFLDAERADEEPKVFTKIHLHFVVKGRGLKEAQVKRAVELSAEKYCSASIMLGRAGVDISHDYEIVELG
- the crp gene encoding cAMP-activated global transcriptional regulator CRP, with translation MVAITLTPKIKNLDKLLAHCHRRRYTAKSTIIYAGDRCETLFFIVKGSVTILIEDDDGREMIIAYLNAGDFFGEMGLFEKDGSDKERSAWVRAKTECEVAEISYAKFRELTQQDPDILFALGSQMAERLRNTTRKVGDLAFLDVTGRVARTLLDLCKQPDAMTHPDGMQIKITRQEIGRIVGCSREMVGRVLKSLEEQGLVHVKGKTMVVFGTR
- a CDS encoding IS1182 family transposase, with the translated sequence MGYIKGEGRQQSSLFPPTLEELVPEDHLVRVIEAYVARLDLQALGFSKAEPLKTGRPGYDPADLLKLYLYGYFQRIRSSRRLEAECQRNVEVMWLLGRLAPDFKTIADFRKDNSAAFQATCRTFVQFCRQVGLISGQLVAIDGSKFQAVASQRKHLSLTKLKRQQAKLEAQISRYLAELDEADRSEATEGVDRSAVKAALQHLKSRHADNLTAQALMEVQGLDQFVMGEDEARMMRTHQGARVAYNVQSAVDGEHGLILHHAVTQDGCDNQQLEPMAKAILEQEELTVTADAGYSNGEQFQACDDAGITAYVPENRGINNKGDDTPLFDRSAFTYDAKNDQYQCPASQWLTLKQVSGLQRIYAAQGDCEGCPLKSRCTKAKRRYVTRHVHEAAFERMHQRMQAHPEMMVRRRSIVEHPFGNLKQWILGNGRFLLRQLRGARTEMALAVNAYNLKRAINVLGARRLIELLG
- the trpC gene encoding indole-3-glycerol phosphate synthase TrpC, encoding MSVPTVLEKIVARKFEEVAARRAQVSLAEVEAAARSADAPRGFARALLEQAARKQPAVIAEIKKASPSKGVLRADFVPADIARSYESGGATCLSVLTDIDFFQGADQYLQQARAACALPVIRKDFMVDPYQIVEARALGADCVLLIVSCLDDVRMAELASVARDVGLDVLVEVHDGNELERALNTLDTPLVGINNRNLHTFDVSLETTLDLLPRIPRDRLVVTESGILNRADVELMEINEVYAFLVGEAFMRAESPGSELQRLFFPERGRPAVIGTDPE